Part of the Girardinichthys multiradiatus isolate DD_20200921_A chromosome 14, DD_fGirMul_XY1, whole genome shotgun sequence genome is shown below.
CACCTCAGACTgaagtcttttgcaacctccAACAAGTTCTATTGGTTTATAATGTAGGTTTTAAACCattcccacatcatgatgctgctaccaccgtATTCCATGGTAGGGATGATGTTTTCAGGGTAAAGTgcaatgttgttttgtttttttttccacacattgCTTTGCGTTCAGGACAGAAATGTGACTTTAGATCTCATCTGACTAGAggattttcttccacatgtttcctctatctcctacatggcttgtggcaaactgaaaCTGGATTTCtactatttttcttttaaaattgctCTTTTCTCGCTATTTTTCCATAAATGCCAGATTTTGTTGAATGGACAACAAATATTTGAACTGTGGATATATTCTCCCACCTTAGCTAggtatctctgcagctcctccagagtcagaGTACGTATCTCCTCTCATTACGGCCCTCCTTTCCTTTCAGACTAAAGTGGGTTGAATTATAATGCATGCTACgtgtttcagattttaatgtgtaataaaaagtttaaaaacgttgaattttccttctacttcacagatatgcactactttgagttgttctttcacataaaatcctaataaaacacattcatcaaaatgtgaaaacgtccAAGGGGTGAGAAAGCTTTTGAAAGATACTGTATATAGAAAAAATGGCTGAAAGCCTGCTGCACTAACCACCTTTCTGACTTGCCACCTAGTAAAGCCAGATGGTGCTGTTGCCTCATTTATATTAACAGTGTATTGTGACACAGAAGATTTGATCAGATGCAGGAGAACCACAGCATTGTTTCACTCCTAAAATCACCCAAGAGTTTAGAGAcactttaattttttgttttcaggtcCAACACAACAATATCCAAAAAGGGCAAAAAAATAAGAACACTTTAAATATCCATCTAATAGGTTTGTCAgtagttagttttaggttgtaTGGTTCATGTCAGGAAATCTCCTGTGCAATATTCCAAAAATCCACGAATAAACAATTTGTGCAACTTTTAAATTAATCAGTCAGCTACTGATCAAAATCAGCCAGTGTTTCTTTGACTGGCTCTAATTACAACTCAGATTATTTTCGGCCATttgttaaatgcatcaaaactaaaaacCCATCCATGAACAACATGTTCTATGTTGCATTTTGGAGAAATCACCTAAAAGTGAGAAACATATGCTCAGATGCATGAATAGAAATTATCTTGAAATTACCTAATTTTCTGATGGATTCAAAACTACAACCTCCATCAAGAAACCCGCAACACACGTTAAACCACCTTTCATCCCTATAATATAATTTCATATACTAGCATTGGACATCAGACACCTGAAACCCTATTATTCCAGTTATCAGCAGTCACCTTGACCCGaaacaacagaacaaaataagaggGCTTTGTTATGCTTGTGACTGGGAATACATACAGTAATATGAAATAATCACACCATATCAGTTGCAAACCAGATTAGAGAATTCCCCCACCACTGATATGATGTTATCTAGGTTTATCCTTCAACGGGGCTGCATGTGCTGTGTCAGATCAGGTAGACCTGCTAATCAACCAACAATAAGGCTCTGGTTACATCGGTAAATGTTTCATAGTTACATGATCACATTGAGTCTTCTGCGTCTGCATTAAACAGTACTAGATAAAATTTTCCTCCAAAGTTTGAGAATAATTGGAAAACATAACTTAAATTTAGAAACAACTTAATTTTTACTTGAttacattattttaagaaactTATGTCACAAACATTTGCCATTACACTGTCTGAAAACTGTTGCGTATCTACATGTGTCACCACTTTTGTGAATGAGCAGGGCTCAACCCCTTCAAGGCTTTTGATATGAATGCGCCTGGAACCACCACTAGGCCAAGGTAGGCTATGTATACCACTAATACCTGTTGATTCAGATTTCACACGTCAGGGTATATATTGAAAGTACTTTGTCGCCATCTGGTGGTCAGAGTCATGCTCAGTTATGCATAAGTTAGATAATTTGCATTGTAAAATTAGAAACTGAAaagtttatattctgtttgacagcaaaaacacaatgactattttaatttaattataaataaattcatgCATTACGGGGTTAATATGTTGACCTGGTGACTGAGTTGAGCAGATTAGCTGACCAGGCAATAAAGGCCAGAAAGAGGCATCATAAGCCCTTCCCTTTATGACCACCACCAGTCTGTGACACACTTTGCCACCTATGTTTTGTTACGTTTTATCGGTTCAGACGAGACTTACCCATAGTCCTGTTTTCGGTTAATGTTAATGTTAGTTTTAGTTCAATGGTCACTGAAGCAGATGCTCGGCTGGTCTGTAGCTTTTTCCCCCCAATGGTTCCTCTCTATTTgctgtattatttttaaaaaaggctTCTTTTGTAGCCACTTTGCTAATCTTCATATTTGTCGTTTGACTGATTTTTAACTGCTGAATTGTAACATGTTTGAGGGCTCGTCCACAATCGGAACTCCAATTTTTCGGAGCCAGAGCAAGAATCATTATCCCTGATATTTTGCACAAGGGTGCAACATAAATgctattaaatgttaaaaactcaattaaattataaataaaaccagTACCGTATCTGCCTTCTGGACGGTTCCTGCTCTGGTTTAGTTTGAGGACATTCAGGAAGACCTCACTGGTTAGGCTGCTTTCGCCACCGCTCCCATCTGGGGGGAAAAGCGGCGATGGGGGCTCAAGAGGAGACAAACTTCCACTCGAGGCCCCCACGGAGTCCAGCGAAGCCCCTGTGTCCCGACGACCCCCTGATTCACTGCTGCCCTCTACTGTCAGGTGGCTACCGCTGTAAAGAAGACGAAACGGACACACTGCTGATTAGTACAAGTCAGAAAAGGTTTGGGATGAACCTCACAGTACATCTGAGGAGACTTAcctgagtttcctccgtaggagATAGTCGATGACGTCTGGATCAGTCTGGATCAGACTCATCAGGACCTCCTGCTGAAGCTCTGCAGACACctggagaaacaaaaacatccagTCTGCTTTTATTCTTTAACCATACAACAGGAGAGTGAACCGAACACATTGGGGtgcaacaaagacaaaaaaaaaaaaaaactgattataGGTGTACTTCTTATACCGTGAAGAGCCTCCTGTAGTTCTGTATGAGCACCAAAGTAATACTGATGATCACAGTGCTGTCCTCGATACCCATCGTTTGAGGACTCACGTCTCCTCCTCGTTCCCTCTGAAGCAGGTTCGGCCCGAAGATCACGGCCAGGTTAGCGGCCGTCATCTTGTTACCAGGTATCTGCAGgtaggaggagcaggaggaagcAATGGACGTAAAGTCAGAAAGGAAAGTACGAGATAGAATAgataaaatgtcctttttttgtcttttctgcggggctgcatggtggcacagttggtagcactgttgccttgcagcaagaaggtcctaggttcaattgccatccgggggtctttctgcatggagtttgcatgttctcgtgcatgagtgggttctcaccgggtactccggcttcctcccacagtccaaagacatgcctgttaggttatttggtctctctaaattgcccttaggtgtatgaatgagtgtgtgcatggttgtttgtgtgttgccctgcgatggactggcgatctgtccagggtgtaccctgcctctcgcccatagactgctggagataggcaccagctcccccgcgacccactatggaataagcagtagaaaatgactgactgtcttTTCTGCAAAGATTAAAGCTTAGTAGGCCAACAGATGCTCTGATTTCATTCTTTAAAAGACCATTCCTCCATTTTCACACGTCCTTTTCATATGGTCACTGATTATACTTCAAACTTCTGTTAGCCTGAATTCGATTTAGATTTTTTGACACAACCAGATGACCTAATTTGTGAGGCGCATCAGAAATGTCTTGCTGCACCTACCTCCTCATCATTGGTTCCTATGGCGTCCTGGGCGTAGCTCTGCACGGTCTGTAACATGGACAGGAGGCGCAGCAGCGTGTCGCAGTTGCAGGGAGGGAGCAGATAAAGGAGGTGCTGGAGGTACTGCAGCTGGTCTGCTCCTCTCAGCACTGCATGAagcacagagacaaacaggagGTTTGTGAGTTTGATCCAGTGTCACCCGCTGCACCACAATGTTGCTGCAACCGCCACGCTTCAAAAACTCGTTTTCTTTATAACTGCAGGTGTACAACTCAGTACATTATCTTTCAGAACTATttataccctttgaactttaaaaaaaataaatacattgaatgGGATTTTAAatgagcaacacaaagtaattcCTGATTGTTAAGGGTACGATGCAAATTACATATTACAGATTAATCTGTAAATTAAAGTGTTTGTTCAAAATGAAAGCAGGTATCTGTTCACATACGGTTAGAGTGCATAAAGGCGGGGTAAAGCTCCCGGGGCAGCAGAGGGTCAGGCATGTCCCTCAGGAACTCTTTGAGCAGGGCTGCCACATCGTGCACGCTGTGCTCCTCATCCAGCTGGACGTCCACCCCAATGTCGAAGTCTTCATGCAACTATGGGAGCAAACGCACAAACCCAAGGCAAGATTACAAATatatcaacaaataaaaacacaaaagaaataaagctcATCAATAGAAAAAAAGCCAGTAATGGGTGGCCTTCAGCTGGGGTTATACACGGGCCACCTTTCTCTCATGGATATGATTTCTAAATAACAGGATATCTCACTTCATCAGTTtcaagattatttttatttttgcagcatCCAGTTTAGAGTGACAGGAAACAGTGGAGGGGGACGACTGTTGCTGCAAGGAGCAGTGCTCCGGTGCTTTATGGGGTTTTTTCTGGGTCACTACAACTTTACATTGATCGTCTTGACCTTATTTCAGGCCCACTGCAGACCACAGAATCTGCTGTACAACAACAACCAAGGGTATGGAAGTAGATGGAAGGTACTCCTTCAAAGATAAAATATAGGAATATTTGGAAAAAGCTAAAatctttcaaataaataaactctTAGTTGATTGATGAaactgtccatccatccatccatccatccatccagaccAAGATCACAGAACAAGACAACAGGAACAAAGACTATGTATGAttaattttaagaaattaagatGGCTAGCATTGTAAACCTATTTGTCATGTGTTAAAGTTCTGCCTATTATTGAAATAGAAATTAGGCTCCTCTCTAATTTAAGTTGTGTTTGGATGTAGTTTTGTTAGCTTGACTTTTCCTTTCAGTTATGTTTTCTTTCTAGGGGACGGTAAAAGTTTGAAGTGGTCCCAGCCGTCTGAATTAAAAAGTGGCTTTATATGATTTACCCCCTGCTGAGTATTTGTTCCTTTTGATTTGCAAGTTGATTCTTTGTGTTTTGATTAGGCAAACTGTATTGATgattaattaaaattttaaaaggaaGCAACTTCATTGGTTTCATGCTGAACTGTTGCCACTTATCAACTCCAGTCGGTGTTGTTGGTAAAAACATGCCAAAcaggaatatgatgttgcaaTGCCACAAATATTACATGTGAAATTTTGAGCATAATGCTATTCTAGTCTTGAGCCTTGAAGCTTGAAAACTACAacccacattttttttttcctccatacCCAAAAGGCTTTTGTTGACCTCCGGTCTTAATAAATGCTACTATCAGAATATGGAATTTTTATTGTCTCGTTCTactattatttttctaaaccaAGAAATATATAGAAGAcatattttttaatgtaatatttaattcaactttattcattaaaaaataaaaaacataagtcCTCACCTGTCTAACTCTTTTCTTAGAGCTCCCGACTCGGAAGATGCCAACAGTCTGGAGACCTTTGGACAAAACTTAACTTtgttaaaagtaaaaactgTGAACATTTACTGCGGGTGGTTTGTATGAAAGGGACTGCTAGATAGCCAAACAGAACAAGTCTCACCATAGGTCTCGATGTGGCTGCAGCACCTCTCCACCACTCGAGGCACCTGTCTGTAGATGGGGTTGAGGCTCAGCTTGCTTCTCCCTTCGGACGGTGATTTCTTTAACTCCAGTTCAGCTGGGTGGGAGAGCTGCAGCGCTTCCAACAGGCGAGACTGACTCTCTACGAGGTCAGAGATGCAGTCCACTGACAGACCACCCTGTAGGGCACAAACACAAGCTTCAGGTCATCAGATCCACAAATACTATTGGGTTTATAAActctttttttacataaatatcTATACAGTGAATgtaaaattaatatatttatctGGAAAAGTGAGTATCCAGTGTTTTATACTGGCGTAGAGTATTTGAGTGAAATAAATTTGCTTTTCCCACAAAGGGACAATATtttgtatattatattatattgcatGTTATcacattgttttgtctttttttacattGCACCTGCTTATCTCATATAATACCAAATTGTACCATATTGTATAGCATCATTTCATATTCCATGGTACCATATTATATTGCATTGTAATGCACTGTATGACACAGTATTATATCCCTCCATTGCAACCCATCACACATTCAATTATATAACACCGCGTTGTATCATATCATTtatgttatattatattatgtCATATTGCCTTGCATCAGTTCATGTGatagagttgtaaataaaactgtGGGCATAGCTTCAAGTCAAAGTTTAGAGCATTTATGCTGTGTAGAATGAATGCATCATTCAGATTTAGAGGTCTAATATTTGTGTAAGGAACTTAGACTATTAAACAGCATAGAAAAAATACTAAAGAGCTAAATTTGGTTGAAtaaaagaaaccagtttgacTTTCTAAaaggaagagagagagaaaaagaaaagaataagaAAGATTGCGTGACACTGTAAGAGACAGTAAAAGTAACTTTTAAGACAAGTCAACTTGCTTCAAAACGAAAGGAGCTTTAATAGGTTTTCCATGATGGCCTCAAATGTTCTGGTGGGACTTCAAGAGTCTGAGGTATTTCCTGAGAGACAAACAGTGGCAACAACCAGCAAAATACCGTGGCTCATAAAACCGAAGATATTTGTGCCATCTGAAATGTGTTAAATGCACACGTTTGCAATGTTTGTGGATGATGTAAAAAAACGCCCATGTTTGTCAATGTTAAATGAGAAACAGATTATGATTAGAAATGTACACAGTGTGTGTCAAAAACAGATCCTGTTTTGATAGCAGGACTATCTTAATTGACTTCAATGAGACCAAAACCACATCAGCAACTTTATACCAACAAGCGGCTTAGATACCTCTTCACTTCCTTATGCATTTTCCAAATTTGCTCATTATTCTTTTTAACTTAGCCGTCATATTTTAAAGCTTGagctctttgttttatttactgtcTTTAACTACTTGAAATGTCTTGAtacacagcaaaaacaaaacaacagtcCAAAGAGTGTTGTTTTTCATCGTGTCAGTAGTAGTAAAAGTGAACTCAATAtggaaaaaatgtattgttttgaaAGTCAAAGCTGATAAACCTGCATACAAGATCGTGCTAGCAAGGCAGCACAGTTAGGTTCCACAGTTAGTTAGAAAAgtagaaaaatattaaactccCATTAGCTTTGTTTTAAAGGTTGTGCATatacacaaacatacatacaatAATATGAAATAATTACACAGTATCTGGTATCTGAAAACTTGTACTGTGCAGTGAGTTTGTTTGATGTCATCAACAGCTGCAAACATTTGATTGGCAAATAATGTTATTTCCACTCTGCCTTGTTTTTGTTggacaaattttgttttttacttgtaAGTGTATGTAAACCCTCCATGATTAAGGCTCaccctttatttttcttcatgctGATCTGAAACCAGTTGTTTTGTTAAGCTTATAATGACTGCCATTACAGTCACAGAGGACAGTAATTGCATGAACCAGCAATCAATGTAGCTTTTAGGAGCCTATCAGGGAGGTTACACACAGACCTACtgactacaagcattttgaagaaataaaaccaCAATTTGAAATGcttgttttataatgttttttaaagaaaagacaATGCATGCACAAAGGTCAACCCACAACTAGTCTTTACGTTTCAGAGTGAAAGCATGGTTCAAAATacaggatttgttttttctttttctgaaaaaacaaaaatgatttaatggttTAACCATTTTGGAATTCTAAATATCCACTGACCTTTATCAGAGTTTTTAACTTAAATCAgagaagttacacaatacaCATACAGGCATGCAGGAAGTTAATTTAAAATgccattttcaaacattttgaaatccATCATTCTGCAGAGAGAAAGATTATTCAGAAATGCAGAACATTTAAGACAACCACAATTTTTAAACAACTACTATTCTTAAACTAATATGGCAAAGTAGATTTTGAGAGCaatgtcctgtggacagatatGACAAAAGTAGGGATGTTTAGCCATAACACACAGAATGTTCTGGAGATAATGAAATACAGCTCATCTGGAAAACCACCTGCTGGCAACTGTCAGGCACAGTGGTGTAGGGGTGATGATGGGGGCTTTTTTTGCAGGACCTGTGCACCTTGTCACAATTGAGTCAAGCATGAACTTATTCTAGAATCAAATTCAAGGCCATCTGTCTATCAGCTGAAGCCTgtgtgagttacaacaacatttattttcccgctgggattaataaagtatttttaaatttcatttgaattgaactgaattgaattaaaactgGGACAGTTATCTTGGGAAGATACTTTCAAAGATCTTAGTGTAGTGTTTTCTGCATACCTCAGTACTAAAGAAGGGGGTTGATGTTGAAGCATTTAAGTCATAAGAAAGTTAGCCACATTGCTGAATACAGCAGCGCTACATTATAACCAGTGGAGCTTCTGTCACTGGTTCCAGGACAGCCTCTCCTTTATTCACTGCTATCAGGTCACATAGAATCTGGTTACTGCTTGAAGACAATATCATATATCTTCACCAGCAGATCATGAGGGGATGGTATTTTCATCTCTTTAAGATTTTGTAATGTCTGGATTCATACTGTGGCAAGTTGACGACAGTAGCCTTACAGCAATGATGACCTTGTGCCCTTGTTGTTTCTACCACAAGAACCAGATGATTAACACAGCATTACATTTCATTGCCAATAATGGTAGTAGCAGAACCTTAAAGTTCAGGATTGTAGTGCTGATTGTTTCCTGAACAGTGTTTCCTTTACATCAGTTTTCAggtttgtgaaatgtttgtgtttgaacAAGAACAAGATCCAGACTTCAATCAGCTTGAGAGATTGCAAAGAGCTTAAGCTCCAGTATTAAAATGAGCTCTAGTGTGAATGAGGGGAATTTACACTTTACCACACAACCCTAAACACCTACAATCTgcaaaaatatgtaatattacTGGGTCTTTGTGATTTCAGCTAAATTGAAGGTCCATATGCACACCTTCTCTGTTGCTGAAGTTTAAAAAATCCATCTCACCCTTCTTTGTCCTCTGCTGGTGTTATCCAGAAATGTGGGTGACATTGGTTTGCTCTGGGTGTCAAAAACCGGCGCTGGAGCCACTGAGTTGGCAGACGGTGAGCCTGGGCCTGTAATAGATGAAGAGCTCCCCAGAGGTTTGTTCCCATTGAAGAACTGCCTCTTCTCAGCCCTGAAGCGCAAGATGCTGGCCTCCAGGTCCAGACAGTCACGCCTGCTCTCCTTCAGGGCATCCTGACGCCGCTTGTACGCCTGGTCGTTGGCAATCGCCTGGGAGAGTGGAATGCCAAATGCATTGGGGGCATTTTCTGGGGAAGACAGTAAGGAGTTATTCCAGGAGACAGAAACTAACAGGAAAGACAACAACTCACGATTCAttcagtaaaatgtatttttgagcTCTATGAGCTTTATGAGACCAGTCAATCTAACTGGTCATGTTTTTAGATTGCGGGAGAAGGCTGGAGTACCCCGAAGACAAcccaaacataaacataaaaaaaccctCAAAGTAATTGTAATATTTGAACAAGTTGATTgctaataaaaagaaataaattactggCAGCTGTTGGAAAttctaaaaatgtgtttcagttAGAATTTTTTGTTAAAGATTTAGGCAGTGCAGCACTATAAGTAACCAGAGAAGAATAAGCAGACTCCATCTTCTCACTCACATTAAGAGAAGTGTGAAGCAGCACATGATAGTCTGAATGAAAACACACGGGCCGCCAAATGACGCACATGTGCACTAACGGCCGGTAAACAGGTCGCACAGCTAAGATGGACTGGAAGGAGGCCACGTAAAGTCCTTAAAGATATGGGATTGACTGAGCCTTAAATAACTTCAGCGACTTCTGCACTCAGCAGTTTGGCTGCAGGAATTGTAAgaccaataaataaagaaagcaacaaagaattttaaattaatacacattttatttctatttaatgTTCATGCAAAATGCCATGTTATGTTCACATAAGGCCACAGTGAGTAAGTGCAATTTTAATGGCCTTTATTTGTCTACAGTTTTggcaggttttcttttttttttttttttaaataaaacagtaacATTTCAAGCAAAGCTCAAACAAAGTTCATTTTATCCTTTTATATTTAGCAAAACCTTCAAATGTTGCAGCACCTTCATCTGTAAccagttttcagttttaattttaacTCTCAATGACTCAGCTTTCCAGCCTCCAAGCCCTGTTTTCTGTGTAATGCTGTGTAAGTTTGTGCTGATCTGACTGATCCCAACCCTCCTCCACATGTGCCCTGATCAGGTGCCACAGACGCAGATAAGCTCCTTGTTCTGCTGGCAAACTGCCTGAAAGAACGAGCCCGTTGCCCAGGAACATGCTAATTTACACTGCAGATAAGAAGTTAACTTGCAGtgcagtgaaaaagtatttaccccatTGCAGAAATTCTTGCTACCGGAGAAAATACAACAAGCAGAGGAAAAGGCTTTACACCAACCTGGACCATTATGGATAAAGCATCTGGAGTAAAATTAACACAGCAATTCAAACAAAGAACACCaccaaacatggtggtagtagtATGATGGTCTTAAGCTGTATTTGGACGGCTTCAGAAAGATTGAAAtttgaattctgctctctaccataAAATACAGCAAGGTCATCTCAGATTGGGTAATAAAATTGGCTTGTAGCGGTAAAGTCAAAGTCCATAGTTAAATCTGATTTAGGTGCTGCAGCATTACATTaaataggccattcatgctCAAAAACCCTTCAGTgaggaaatttaaataattctgtaaagAACAGTGGGTGAAAATTCCCTTAAAGCAATCTAAAACACTCATTGCCAGTAACTGAAATTACTTTATTGCTTTTTGTAGTCCTTCAggctgttgggaccccagccatgggttataACGTTAAAGGAAAGTAAGAACTtggaatttttaaaataaatcacagtaaccttcttccagctcagccaggaacaggaacagaagtaacagcagacttcccgtgacgtcactgtttgaataaaaaccccgtgttccaacaaacagacctcttccacacaggtccccagcggagCTGGAAGAAGAGACAGCTAATGTCtcttgctggcaaacagacataactcttcaacttgaATCCAAAGTGGCtacgatcacatgcaacaaagttaagtaatgatttgctgttcgtgtttccggcattcattcatatgAAGGGTGTAAAGAGACAAGCTTGACTTGGCTTTttttctgaggcctccagaagcagccttAATCGAAGTGGATCTCCCccacggcctggaaaagaaggccaGGACTGCATCGTAGTGAGAGCTAACACTCTAGGTTCTGAACGTACCTTTGTTGTATGGTTCGGCTGGGCCAGCTAAAAGCCCTtccccacagctatggaggttagctgcaagctaaccctttgtttagccacacgtggatgttttcctcaatgcccgggacaacttctcctcagcacggttcacgtaagaggtagtgatTGGgtagagaagattagtttaagctaaataatgtttgtttaatgacatttgtttgttttgagaaaCTGAGCTActgtaagtgctagcagactagtactcagctaaggatgtgttctgttattaaaagttaagacaaacctTATTTAATGGGTGGTGTTTAACTTCTTAATCCTGAGggtctatttaaaaaaatatgcataCTCATACTTTAGAAGGCATTTCTCAACTTGTACAATGCCTAAACTGCTTATCTTGGTATTAACTAACACAAAGGTTGTGGAGGATGATGTGGATGTGAAAATGTAAGAGTAAATTATTCTGGACCTGAGTAAATGAGGTTTAAATGCCCAAAAAATAATATCCGCCTAAAAAAAACCTGATGTTTACATACAAAACCTCTTACTCTTGctgtaaagaagaaaataaacacaaaaaattgtaactACTCTGAGTGACATCTGTAGCCAGTCTGGTGTCAACACAACAAGTAATtgaaaaattatacatgtttAGACTGAAACAAATCCAGGTGGACCCCTACTGTGCCATATTGGCACACTTTGACACAATTATTGaaattttgaatttattctTGAAATTAAAAATGTGGGTTGCtattatatacaggggttggacaatgaaactgaaacacctggttttagaccacaataatttattagtatggtgtagggcctccttttgtggccaatacagcatcaattcgtcttgggaatgacatatacaagtcctgcacagtggtcagagggattttaagccattcttcttgcaggatagtggccaggtcactacgtgatactggtggaggaaaacgtttcctgactcgctcctccaaaacaccccaaagtggctcaataatatttagatctggtgactgtgcaggccatgggagatgttcaacttcactttcatgttcatcaaaccaatctttcaccagtcttgctatgtgtattggtgcattgtcatcctgatacacggcaccgccttcaggatacaatgtttgaaccattggatgcacatggtcctcaagaatggttcagtagtccttggcagtgacgcgcccatctagcacaagtattgggccaagggaatgccatgatatggcagcccaaaccatcactgatccacccccatgct
Proteins encoded:
- the arhgap36 gene encoding rho GTPase-activating protein 36 isoform X1, translating into MQFYYEGDHTWATMLGQSVRLQPVPIQNLSELERARLQEVALYHLEERDLDFKISIPREIRKRRKSLRRRFDSFSKEKKERENAPNAFGIPLSQAIANDQAYKRRQDALKESRRDCLDLEASILRFRAEKRQFFNGNKPLGSSSSITGPGSPSANSVAPAPVFDTQSKPMSPTFLDNTSRGQRRGGLSVDCISDLVESQSRLLEALQLSHPAELELKKSPSEGRSKLSLNPIYRQVPRVVERCCSHIETYGLQTVGIFRVGSSKKRVRQLHEDFDIGVDVQLDEEHSVHDVAALLKEFLRDMPDPLLPRELYPAFMHSNLLRGADQLQYLQHLLYLLPPCNCDTLLRLLSMLQTVQSYAQDAIGTNDEEIPGNKMTAANLAVIFGPNLLQRERGGDVSPQTMGIEDSTVIISITLVLIQNYRRLFTVSAELQQEVLMSLIQTDPDVIDYLLRRKLSGSHLTVEGSSESGGRRDTGASLDSVGASSGSLSPLEPPSPLFPPDGSGGESSLTSEVFLNVLKLNQSRNRPEGRYGEGRSAKSIRHMRQFHSHHNLLSLSQPSPLSRLHSQDGEPQNRRGAPGPAMSFTLGSGSAGSRGSCSSLSGSTENSIWVRQMQQEEGKSSPAANFWDFFTGKGSSSETVV
- the arhgap36 gene encoding rho GTPase-activating protein 36 isoform X2; its protein translation is MLGQSVRLQPVPIQNLSELERARLQEVALYHLEERDLDFKISIPREIRKRRKSLRRRFDSFSKEKKERENAPNAFGIPLSQAIANDQAYKRRQDALKESRRDCLDLEASILRFRAEKRQFFNGNKPLGSSSSITGPGSPSANSVAPAPVFDTQSKPMSPTFLDNTSRGQRRGGLSVDCISDLVESQSRLLEALQLSHPAELELKKSPSEGRSKLSLNPIYRQVPRVVERCCSHIETYGLQTVGIFRVGSSKKRVRQLHEDFDIGVDVQLDEEHSVHDVAALLKEFLRDMPDPLLPRELYPAFMHSNLLRGADQLQYLQHLLYLLPPCNCDTLLRLLSMLQTVQSYAQDAIGTNDEEIPGNKMTAANLAVIFGPNLLQRERGGDVSPQTMGIEDSTVIISITLVLIQNYRRLFTVSAELQQEVLMSLIQTDPDVIDYLLRRKLSGSHLTVEGSSESGGRRDTGASLDSVGASSGSLSPLEPPSPLFPPDGSGGESSLTSEVFLNVLKLNQSRNRPEGRYGEGRSAKSIRHMRQFHSHHNLLSLSQPSPLSRLHSQDGEPQNRRGAPGPAMSFTLGSGSAGSRGSCSSLSGSTENSIWVRQMQQEEGKSSPAANFWDFFTGKGSSSETVV